The following are encoded together in the Kribbella sp. CA-293567 genome:
- a CDS encoding nuclear transport factor 2 family protein: MALKERHLDRWVTAYRRAWESNDPEHIAALWTEDAAFHRRPDEEPVVGRDAIVAAWLEVADAPGETLFEYEVLGFGDGVGFVRGWTTYRTEPPGEFSNLWVIRLDRTGRAYEFTEWWMEKP; the protein is encoded by the coding sequence ATGGCGCTCAAGGAGAGGCACCTGGATCGCTGGGTGACGGCGTACCGGCGGGCTTGGGAGTCGAACGATCCCGAGCACATCGCCGCGCTGTGGACCGAGGACGCCGCCTTCCACCGGCGGCCCGACGAGGAGCCCGTGGTCGGCCGGGACGCGATCGTCGCCGCCTGGCTGGAGGTGGCCGACGCGCCGGGCGAGACGCTCTTCGAGTACGAGGTGCTCGGGTTCGGCGACGGTGTCGGCTTCGTGCGCGGCTGGACGACGTACCGGACCGAGCCGCCGGGCGAGTTCAGCAACCTGTGGGTGATCCGGCTGGACCGGACCGGCCGGGCCTACGAGTTCACCGAATGGTGGATGGAGAAGCCGTGA
- a CDS encoding thiol-disulfide oxidoreductase DCC family protein, whose product MQELVVLYDAQCGLCRRFKEWLAGQQPGLNGLGGVVRFAFVAAGSAEARQRYPELDHLATLREVTVVADDGAVYVGDRAWIVCLWATWEHRATAVRLASPAMRPVARAMVQVAAGLRSRNWELMEGDYADGCDGQCDRQGRADA is encoded by the coding sequence ATGCAGGAACTGGTGGTGCTGTACGACGCGCAGTGTGGGCTCTGCCGCCGCTTCAAGGAGTGGCTGGCGGGGCAGCAGCCAGGGCTGAACGGTCTGGGCGGAGTGGTGCGGTTCGCCTTCGTCGCGGCGGGGTCGGCGGAGGCCAGGCAGCGGTACCCGGAGCTGGACCACCTGGCCACACTGCGCGAGGTGACAGTGGTCGCCGACGACGGAGCGGTCTACGTCGGCGACCGGGCTTGGATCGTCTGCCTCTGGGCGACCTGGGAGCACCGGGCCACCGCAGTACGGCTGGCGAGTCCGGCCATGCGGCCGGTGGCGCGGGCGATGGTGCAGGTGGCGGCCGGGCTACGGAGCAGGAACTGGGAGTTGATGGAAGGTGACTACGCTGACGGATGTGACGGACAGTGCGACCGCCAAGGGCGAGCAGACGCGTGA
- a CDS encoding TetR family transcriptional regulator: MTDSATAKGEQTRELILSTALRLFREQGYGKTTMRAIATEAGVSVGNAYYYYSSKEHLMQAYYDHLQVLHREATVQILAGEKSFTKRLTGVLRSWLEVSEPYHEFAGTFFKTAAEPKSPLSPFSEQSQPARDASVEIFRQVVEGSDLKLPPDLRAELPELLWLLQMGIVLFWVHDDSEGLRRTNLLITSTVPLIERLLRLTRIPGVRGVVNDLVGVIRQIKTG, from the coding sequence GTGACGGACAGTGCGACCGCCAAGGGCGAGCAGACGCGTGAGCTGATCCTGTCCACGGCTCTGCGGCTGTTCCGCGAGCAGGGCTACGGCAAGACGACCATGCGGGCCATCGCGACCGAGGCCGGCGTCTCGGTCGGCAACGCGTACTACTACTACAGCTCCAAAGAACACCTGATGCAGGCGTACTACGACCACCTGCAGGTGCTGCACCGCGAAGCGACCGTGCAGATCCTGGCCGGAGAGAAGTCGTTCACCAAGCGGCTGACCGGCGTACTGCGGAGCTGGCTCGAGGTCTCGGAGCCGTACCACGAGTTCGCCGGCACGTTCTTCAAGACGGCGGCGGAACCCAAGAGCCCACTGTCCCCGTTCAGCGAGCAGTCCCAGCCCGCCCGGGACGCGAGTGTCGAGATCTTCCGTCAGGTGGTGGAGGGTTCGGATCTCAAGCTGCCGCCGGACCTGCGGGCCGAGCTGCCCGAGCTGCTCTGGCTGCTGCAGATGGGCATCGTGCTGTTCTGGGTGCACGACGACTCCGAAGGGTTGCGGCGGACCAATCTGCTGATCACCAGCACGGTGCCGCTGATCGAGCGGTTGCTGCGCCTGACCCGGATCCCCGGCGTCCGCGGCGTCGTGAACGACCTGGTCGGCGTGATCCGTCAGATCAAGACCGGCTGA